AAGGAATTACAGGGTCACAGACAGAACTGCAAAGAGGGGACCCATTTTTAGCAGGGCCTGCTTTGCACATCCGGGTTCCAGTaggattagattaggaaggtactatcTAGCTGCTGTAGCCAGTTTCCGCATAGCTGGACAGCACTGCAGACCTTGGCGTGTGTGGGCAGCCTGTTGTCCCGCGCCTGTCTGTGGTTGTAGCCCATGCTCTGAGCATGCCCTTGGAAATCAAAGAAATTGGAACTAGATGCTGACATGGAGTCCAGGGGCAGCATAAAACACAGGCCAATGGCTGTGAGAAGATGGACAGCAGGCGTGTTACTGTGAGAAGCAGGGACCATTGTGTGACTTGTGCTACAATGAAGTAGGTGCCGCAGGGCCAGAGCCGCACCGTCAGCCTTGCTGTGTCTCTTGCTTCTTCCTGCGGGGCGCCGCCCACACCTTCGGGAACCCCTGGACCTGCTAGAGCCGGGCTCCGGCAAAGTGCTAAGCGTTGtaccatgtgcttattaataaattcccggTGTTACTGGGCCTGTGTGGGCTCTTGCCTCAGagtcagagaagaattctgaacacTGGCACAAATAACGAGGCAGCATGGTGAGCTCTGGgctttttattcagtgggagaaGTGCCTAGGAGAGTGAGGCCGTGCGCCTAAACTAAGAGAGCAGGGAGAGTCTGGGAGTTAGGTTGGGGTCCACACCCAGCAGCAAGCAGGCCAAAAGCCACCATCAACAGCTGATCACCGGCagtggagcagaggcagagagcgactTTGGGGCGCTCTTTGCCTTTTATGCGCTTTGCAAAGGGGCGTGGTTACGTGGTCCGGTGGGCAGATAGGGACTGAGACACACAGAGGGGTGGTGAAGGGCATGGTCTCCAGCTCACAGACCTAATCGGTTCTGTTCTAGGCCAGCCTGCATCACCATGACCCCTCTTGATCCCCCTCCCCTAGCTCCTCCCCCTTGAAGCCCCCTgactccccctctgcctttccagaCTGTGTGGAGCTGGGTGTGCTCAGGACTGGGCTGCCCCGAGGGCAGCCGCAGGTGGGAAGACCTGGTCTCAGGACTCCAGGCGCCTGCCTGTCCCTGAGCCAGAGCTGCCCCGGGGGCCTCCACGACTCCTCCCCGAGACACAGGTGCAGGACCGGTGTGGGCTGGGAGCCGGCTGGCCTGAGGGGCCCAGGACAAGGGGTTGGAGACAAGGTAGGTGGGGGGCGGAGGGGCGAGGCCGAGTCTGGGCAGCAGACAGAGCCGCGgggccaggtgaagccaccaccccccactcccaggcAGGGCCTGAGCGCCATGGAGGGACTCGTCGTGGTCCTGTGGGCGTCCCTGTTGCTGGCTGGGGCGATGGACCATGTGACAGTGAACCGCGCGACGACGCCAGGTAAATGAGGATCTCCCAGGTAAGGGGGACGGCGGCGGGGGTggcaggcagcggggctggcccTCACCACCGCACCTCTGCGCACAGCCCAGAACCTGAGCTGCTTCCAGTGTTTCAAGGTATCCGTCCCAGGCCACTGCTTGCCCACGCCCTGCGCCGCTGCTGACCGTGTGTGCGTATCCCATGAGGTGTTCTTCCAGGCGGGTGAGTCCCAGGAGCCTGCTCGGGCTGCCGGGTGTCTGCAACCCTGAGTAGGCGTGGCCTCTGCACTGTGGCCAGGCCTCCTGGAAGCATCCGGGAAACCGTGGTGGGCAGTCACCAAGGCCAGGCACTCCACGGCCACCAGGGGCTAACAGAGATATCGCCTCGCAAACCCTAGCTCCTGGGACCCAGGTGGGTGGCGCTGGCAGAGCTGCCTGCCACCGGCCTATGTCCACGCCCGCTGCAGCAGGCGCCAGTTGCCCCGGGAGGAACCTGAGCAGCGTGGGTGTCCAGGTGTTCCAGGAGCTcggtgggaggggcaggcgggCCATCTGGCGGCTCGGAGGGAGGCCCTGTGTCCTGCAGTGACAGCCTTGCCCCCTCAGCGGagggtgtctttttcttttagcCTTGGCTCCAGCCCAGTTCAGGGCCTTctgtgcaggggtggggtggggcggggaggcagcTGCACAGGGCAGGGGTCCACTCCATGCACAGCAAGAGAAGGCCCCGTAATCCCACATTGCAGCCTGTTGCACTGGGTGATACAATGTAACAGGCTACCACACAGTATAAAAACACATTACAGCAGCAGGTGGGACAGGCACAGCCTCTGTCCTGGGCAGTCTCGGTGGTCAGGAGCACAGCTGGGCCACAAGCAGAAGGGGACAGTCGGAGAGgccaagcccagagctgggcgTCCCCTCCACCACTTCCTGCCTCACTGCACCTCCGTGGCCAACGGAGCCCAGGCCATGCCCAGCTGCAGGGCTGCCCCAAGGGTCAGCAGTCCCCGAGCCCGTTTGCCATGCGGGGGATGGACATGACGGTGGGCAGCAGTGCCTTGcccaggaaggggcaggagaAGGTGGCCACGGGCTCCCCTTGCAGCGCCAGGCTCGGCTGCCCGCCTGGACAGTGCCCTCAcgctctccccacccctgcagcctggatccctcctccctggggcctTGGTCCTCCCTGGGCACTGgtgccacctgctgtctcccctcCGCAGAGTCCAGGGTGAGCGTCACCCTCAGCAAGCGCTGTGCTCCCCGGTGCCCCAGCAGCAGCCGGGTGTTTGTGTGGTCGCTGGGcccgcaggtgcagggcaggATCTCCAGGCACTGCTGCTCCAAGAACCTCTGCAACAGGGCTCCCGCCGCAGGGCAGGGGCTCGGGGCCCAGCCGGGGGTGCTCCTGCTCCGTGTGGGCCTCAGCCTCCTGCTCGTGGCCCTGCTGGCCCACCCAGTGCCCCTTCCTCCAGCCACTGTCCTGCCCCACGCCTCTCACCCCTCAGCTTTGCCTGAAGGGTCACAGAAAGAGTCGCACCAGGGTCCCCCTCCAAGCGCACTGGGACCaccgccctccctccccccatagACGAACCCCTTGTTGCCCCACCACCCtgccccacagccctgggccccccAGCTCTCAGCACAGGCCTCTGCCACTGGAGCTGCCAGCTATGGACAGAGCCAGCCAGCAGGGCCATAGCCACACTGAACACAGGGGCCGGCCTCCTGGCCCGGGACACACTAGGTGAGCACCGTCAGAGGCTCTGGGCGGGGTCCTGGGAGGGAAGGGgactgcagggctggggcctcCAGGACGTGTCTGGGGGATTGGGCcacagccggggggggggggggctgaccaTGTGGGGAGGGTGCAGCAGGCACCATGTCCGCGGGAGGCTGACCGTGAGGTCCTGCTGCCCCCACACCTGGCCGCTCGGGACGGCCCAGCTGCCCTACCTGTCCACGGTCTgtgcccaagcacctgccccCGTGCACCCCTGCCCCCGCTCTGCAGCTGTCATTGTTCCTTCCTCAGCCAAGCTGGACCCAGCAGCCCCTTGGGAGATCCAGGATGACCCTGGCCTTGGCACCCCTGTTCCCAGGAGACCCCTGGAGAGCCCAAGACCTCCACGCCATCACCACAGCCACCAGCAGCTGAGCCGGACCCCTCCCTTCCACCTAGAGTTGGGAATTTTGTGAATTCAACCCCGTCCTCCCCCGTGTGGTCAGGCAGGGTGGCCACCGTCCACTGCTTCCCTCTCCCCAGGGTGGGGTCCCTgctggcctggggcagccagcAAGGCCAGCACCAAGGGCACAGGGGCTGGTGAGGGAaggagcagctgggggtgggccggGTGCCTTCTAGGGGCCCCACCGCCTCTGTGTCAGCCCCTGTGCCCATTGGAGTGGGGACCCCGTTCCTCTCTGAGCAGGGACCAGGATTCCAGGACACCCCCCCCCTGTGCCCACAAAGTCCCCGCTGGAAATCAGAGACGGTGCTGGCCACATGGGCTCCGAGAGACCAGTGAAGCAGAGACGAAGCGAGTGAGGGAGTCGTGGGCAGTGACCGCCTGCCTCTCCGGGGAGCGGTGCCAAAGGGCTGGAgcctgccccctgctgcctggGACAGTCTCTCTTGGTCACCTGGCCCGCAGACACTGGGGCAAGCAGGGGAGGTGGAGGAGCACAGGGTAACCGGCCAAGTCCAGCTCTTTCAGCTGCCGGGACCCAGAGTTTCCTGTACCCACCTTTCCAGCCGGTCACCGCCCGCTCACGCGCTGGGCAGGGCCGGGAGCGCAGGGCTCCTGCGTCCTGCAGGCGTCTTCTgtgtccccttcccctcccccaccactgcgTCCACAGCTTTGCCTCTCTGCATGCCCGGGGTGGACTCGGGGTCCCACCCAGTGGTGCACGTGCAGGGTCCCTCCATGTCGGGTGCATCTGTCTGTGCACCCCCAGGCTGGTTTCCATGGGTTTGCTCCCCAGGGGTCTCTGGGTGGCGGGGTTGGGAGGTGGCAGAGCCTGTCCTGGGGGGTGCCTAGAGCGAGGCGAGGGGGTTCTCTGGGGACCTGTTAGTTCCCACGAGAGATGTTCATGGGGGGACAGCGAGACCAGCCCCTTCCCGCTCCCTGGACTCCTTCCTCACTGCTGTGACTGCTCCCTGTCATGACGGCTCCCGCCATGCGACACGCTGAGCGGGCCCTCCCCAGGCCCTAGGAGACGTGGGGGCCGTGCTCCTGAACCCCCAAAGCTATGAGCCAAATCAGCTGTTTTCTGTatgcctggcgcagccccagccccacccacggGAGGCCCCGTAACAGGAGGTGGGGTGGAGCGTGAGCCAGCTGCTTTCTGATTCCCGGGCCGCGGGAGCCCCTGCCTGGATGGGTGTCTGGGGCCGTTCTCCCAGTCCCGTGCCATCTCGTTCGCAGCCCAGAAGTGCGGAATAAAGTCCTTCTTCATGGTGACGTTGTCCACATCTCGAAAGCCTCGGCGTCGAACCAGGCCACACAGGAGCCCAGGTCCGCCGGGCCTCCTCCAGGACCGTCGCGGTTTTGCACTTTAATCTGGGCCCCTGGCCCTCTGCAGTCGCTTTCGGCGGATATGGAGGTGTGTTCAGGTTCCCTCCCCTTGCACGCGGATTCCGCTACGCAGCCCTGTTAGCCAAAGCTCAGAGCCAGCCGCTGTGCGTCTGCACCTGGGCGCGCTCTTGCTTCGCTGCTATTCCCTGATCACGGGCCTCGTAGCAGGCCCGGAATTATTCCTCCAGGCAGCCTTGCTCAGCACTGCGGGGTGGGTCAGGCTCCCAGGACCAGCCCAGGCCAGTGACTGCACGCAGGCACTCTTGGGTCCAGCCAGAGCTGTCCTCGGGGCTGTGCattagttttaagatttattatttatttgaaaggcagagtgacagagcgacAGAGACCTtctgtcactggttcactccccagttggccacaacatccagagctgcgctgatgtgaagccaggagcttcctcggggtctcccacacgggtgcaggggcccaagcacttgtgccatcttccagtgccttcccaagcgatagcagagagctgaatcagaagtggagcagccaggactcgaaccggtgcccatgtgggacgccagtgTCATGGCTTTtcccgccacaccacagtgccagccccagggactgCGGTTTCTTCCTGCAAAAGAATGCAAAGCAAAATGGGCGTCAGGAAGAGGCACACGGGGCGAGGTGCGGAGGGAGCCAGTGCTAGCGGCCACAGCCATCTGCAGTGGGCTCTCAAAGGACACCCCGAGCCCCCCAGCTGCGAGTCCTGGGGGTGTGCGGGTCCCATCCGGCTGCTGCAGGTCGCTGCCACTCTGCCTGGCAGGTGTCAAAACCCCAGACCCTGAGAAGGAAGCAGGCGGCCAGCAGGGACCACGTGGCTCATGCCGAGCCTCGGGCACGGTGAGGCCCCGGTCAGTCGCCGCCCTGGGACTGTGGTCAGCCGACTGTGCACTGACTCACGTCTACACAGCTCACTGCAGTTCTGACTGGGACTGTGTTGGATCTAAAAGCCGAGTTGGGAGGAACAGACATTACAAGAATATGGAAACTTTCAAGCATTTGCTAGATGTATAACTAAGTATTTtttagtctctctttctctctctctggtgccACTCAGTATTTATCTCAACCTCTGTTCCGGCGTTGCTGACCCCGTGGGCACACAGCCCGGGCGTCCTGCGTCCGCTGCTCCGTCACCCCTGGGCTGGTCCTTGCTTCTTTGGGAATTGGTTCATTTTTCACCTTCACCACCAGGAAacccagaggggaggggtgggcgcCTCCCGCGCAGGAATGGGCCGGCTTcgccacgcccacgcccacgctgCTCACTGCTCACTCCCTCCCCATCTGCCCTTtcttctgccccacccccacccccacacacctgtTTGAGTTCCCGACGTGACTCTAACTCCGAGACACATCTGGGGCTCGGCCGCCGGAGTTCACTCTGACCTTGCTCCTGTGGCCCTGCCGGGGAAGCCCTGTGGCCTCCGTGCCAGCATCCTGACTCTGCAGTGGAGCGGGGCTGAGGTTCCCCAGCGCCCTGGAGACGCGGCTCTGGGGAGCGTGGTAGAAGGTGTGAGCGGGGCTGAAGGAAAACCCAGAAGTCAGCTCAGTCAGGCGGGGGAGAGCCCTAGAGGCTGCCCAGCTCCTACAGCCCACCTCCCAGCCGGGCAGGGGGTCCGGGCCCCACCCCAGTGCCAGGGGAGCTGCCGGGCCAGATGCCACCACCCTGATAAtgcagagggaggggcctccacctgcaaggTCCCAGAGCGGCCGAGGCAAAGTGGCAGGAAGCGGTCACCGCACCCGCACCAGAACACCCGCGTGAGGGCAGGGGGCACCCAGTCTTGCTGAGCCGGCCCTACCCTGCCACCTCTGTTCTGCCAGCCTGGGGCGGGCACTCTGCACGGGCCAAGCTCCCCCACTCCCTCACCGCGGaacccctcctccctgggacccGGCCCGCTGGCCACCTGATGCTGTCGGGGGGTCGGCCAGCGTGGGACGAGGACACAGAGCTTCTGAGCCTCTATGGCCGGCTCTCTGGCTTCTCCCTCGCGCCACTCCCCGGCTGAAGGAGTTGGTCTTTAGCAGGGGACGGTGGCATCATAAAGGGACAACGAGGACCTGCAGTGGGGGCGCAGAGGGGACAGTGCTGGCAACCGGGCTGTGGGGACTCCACTGGGGCCCTGCCCCCGACACTGCACCCAGTCTGGGGGAGGCTGTCTCCCCGCCTCGCCCTGCGCTGTCTGCCCACTGTGGCCGCAGGGGCGGGCCTGGCGGGAGCCTCGCTGGTGACCTGGGCTGGTCCCGAGCTCGGGATGGGCCGAGTGCAGCCTTTCGGTGTGTGGCCGACCGAAGAGCTTTCTGACCACGACTCCTATCTAGAAACCGTGCGGCTGTACACACACGGCCTCACTCTCACACATGTCCACGCGCTGTGtacacgtgtgtacacacacagcagGCACCCTACTCACAcaatatgtgtgtgcacacacagcaggcactcacaccctcacgtgtgtgtgcacatacagcaGGCACAGACAccctcatgtgtgtgtgcacatacagcaggcactcacaccctcacatgtgtgtgcacatacacacagcgGACACAGACACcctcacatgtgtgtgcacacacatacagcagGCACAGACACcctcacatgtgtgtgcacatacagcaGGCACAGACACcctcacatgtgtgtgcacacacagcagacacagacaccctcacatgtgtgtgcacacacatacagcagGCACTCACACCCtcacatgtatgtgcacacacatacagcagGCACTCACACCCTCACATGTGTGTGCGCATACATACAGCAGGCACTCACACCctcatgtgtgtgcacgcacatacAGCAGGCGCTCACACCCTCATACACACATTTATGCACCTCTTGATGAGGAAggggcctgggggccggcaccgcgagGA
Above is a genomic segment from Oryctolagus cuniculus chromosome 6, mOryCun1.1, whole genome shotgun sequence containing:
- the LY6L gene encoding lymphocyte antigen 6L → MEGLVVVLWASLLLAGAMDHVTVNRATTPAQNLSCFQCFKVSVPGHCLPTPCAAADRVCVSHEVFFQAESRVSVTLSKRCAPRCPSSSRVFVWSLGPQVQGRISRHCCSKNLCNRAPAAGQGLGAQPGVLLLRVGLSLLLVALLAHPVPLPPATVLPHASHPSALPEGSQKESHQGPPPSALGPPPSLPP